One Aethina tumida isolate Nest 87 chromosome 5, icAetTumi1.1, whole genome shotgun sequence genomic window carries:
- the LOC109605266 gene encoding retinol dehydrogenase 11-like, protein MNYFIVALLGVLFSFKLWLLFKTKRCKSKVSLVGKTAIVTGANTGMGFETALDFAHRGAKVILACMDSADGESAKNRIISITNNPNVVVKLLDLSSLTSVRNFAKDINHNEKRLDILVNNAGVLSAASETTEDGLEMTMQINYFAPFLLTILLVDLLKRSAPSRIVNVSSALAMFAHLDINNLNKYQGTVKVYRNSKLCLIYFTKELALRLKSSKVSVFSVHPGVVQTQIFNNMKGFKKILLEFCYIFYFKTPEEGAQSQIYTAVENYLEPFTGEHFSECQVECAYRTARSKTLQKKIWEKSQELVKLKADELLKL, encoded by the exons ATGAATTACTTTATTGTCGCATTATTAGGCGTTTTGTTCTCGTTTAAACTTTGGTTATTGTTTAAAACGAAACGATGCAAAAGCAAAGTGAGTTTGGTTGGAAAGACTGCAATTGTAACTGGTGCAAACACAG GTATGGGCTTCGAGACAGCTTTGGATTTTGCACACCGTGGTGCCAAAGTCATTTTAGCTTGTATGGACTCCGCAGATGGTGAGAGtgctaaaaatagaataataagcATCACAAACAATCCCAATGTTGTGGTAAAACTTCTCGACCTGTCTTCCTTAACGTCAGTTAGAAATTTTGCCAAAGATATAAACCACAATGAAAAAAGGCTGGATATATTGGTTAACAATGCGGGAGTTTTAAGTGCAGCTTCGGAGACAACCGAAGACGGTTTGGAGATGACcatgcaaattaattatttcgcaCCTTTTCTGCTGACGATCTTACTCGTAG ATTTGCTGAAGAGGTCAGCTCCCAGTAGAATAGTAAACGTGTCATCAGCACTGGCCATGTTTGCGCATCTGGACATAAACAACCTGAATAAATACCAAGGAACCGTTAAGGTTTACAGAAATTCGAAGCTCTGCCTGATTTACTTCACCAAAGAACTCGCACTTCGACTGAAATCCTCCAAAGTCTCCGTGTTTTCGGTGCATCCTGGTGTTGTACAGACCCAGATTTTCAACAACATGAAAggttttaaaaagatattattagaattttgctacattttttactttaaa ACACCTGAAGAAGGTGCACAAAGTCAAATTTACACAGCTGTGGAAAATTATTTGGAACCATTTACGGGTGAACATTTTAGTGAATGTCAGGTTGAATGTGCTTATAGAACAGCACGAAGTAAAACGTTACAGAAGAAGATTTGGGAGAAAAGTCAAGAGTTGGTTAAACTAAAAGCTgatgaacttttaaaattataa